The region GAACTGACGCAGTTCTTCATCGATGAGCTAAAAGCGATCATAGAAAAGCACGAGCTCAACCCAGAATCGTACAGATTTAAGCTCTTCAGCAGAGATTACTTCGGAGTTTCAACAAGGAAAAGCGGAGCGGGTATTTACGCGGTAATCGAAGCCAGAAACGGCAGGGGCAATGGTTAAATACACCATTATATATAATCCTTTCAGGTGAGAAAGATGTTGAAGCCCGTGAGGCGCGGTCAGATATCCCTGGAGTTCATGTTCGTGTTTGCCGTCATACTGATCCTGCTCACGTACTCCGTGAACAACGTCACGTTCAAAAACGGTGCAACGTCAGCCGAGACTCTACAGGTGCAGATAAGTCTGGAAGAGAAGAACCTCGCGAACGTAGTCTCAAATACGATAACCCAAGTCTACTCACAGGGGCCCGGGTCAAAGGCCACCTCGTACGTCAGACTCGTATACCTCAGAGATCCCACGTACCTGCAAAAAGCCCTCAAAGTTTCTAACCCCCAGATTTTTGTAACGTATGGAACCCTAGACGCCCAAGGGAACGGAACGTACGTTATGGTGATAAATGGGAGTGGAACAACTAACGTTGAGCTTACGGGAGGAAACAAGAACGCTTTCTGGAGCAGGGCACTTTACAACAGCAACACGCTCGTTAACTCATCC is a window of Thermococcus sp. DNA encoding:
- a CDS encoding class III signal peptide-containing protein, whose amino-acid sequence is MLKPVRRGQISLEFMFVFAVILILLTYSVNNVTFKNGATSAETLQVQISLEEKNLANVVSNTITQVYSQGPGSKATSYVRLVYLRDPTYLQKALKVSNPQIFVTYGTLDAQGNGTYVMVINGSGTTNVELTGGNKNAFWSRALYNSNTLVNSSVWTSNSGTTATITINGTSKTVYGLVIPTQGLPGELKVVVEWNPDKPESWLFNGTAGEIMININPGG